A genomic segment from Montipora foliosa isolate CH-2021 chromosome 9, ASM3666993v2, whole genome shotgun sequence encodes:
- the LOC137971634 gene encoding uncharacterized protein produces MAWILHYKGNLLNQAKKRKFKEEMKNSSDIEWLPVHEVQCAEIVILKNVQKQSFEKELSTLEQNAKVKEQIDANQPVTKTSNLFKLDPILKNELLLVWGRLQRASIGEEAKHPIILPKKHHIVRLVIEHYHRLTGHSGVEYTLSVIHQKFWNIGARVSVRSTSYLCFDCQRRQAPVVQQKMANLPEDHVKTTVHVCQH; encoded by the coding sequence ATGGCATGGATATTGCACTACAAGGGCAACTTGCTAAACCAGGCCAAGAAGCGCAAGTTTaaagaagaaatgaaaaatagtTCTGACATTGAGTGGCTTCCCGTGCATGAAGTGCAGTGTGCAGAGATTGTGATCTTAAAGAATGTTCAGAAGCAGAGTTTTGAGAAAGAGTTATCGACCCTAGAGCAAAATGCAAAAGTCAAAGAACAAATCGACGCTAATCAACCAGTCACAAAGACAAGCAACCTATTCAAGCTAGACCCCATATTGAAGAATGAGCTGCTACTTGTTTGGGGTCGATTACAAAGAGCCTCTATTGGAGAAGAAGCAAAACACCCAATCATACTTCCGAAGAAGCACCACATTGTGAGATTGGTTATTGAGCATTACCACCGTTTAACTGGTCATTCGGGAGTTGAGTACACACTATCTGTTATCCATCAGAAATTCTGGAATATTGGAGCAAGAGTATCTGTTCGTAGCACTAGCTACTTGTGTTTTGATTGCCAAAGACGACAAGCACCCGTTGTGCAGCAGAAAATGGCGAATTTACCAGAAGATCACGTTAAGACCACCGTTCATGTGTGTCAGCATTGA